Part of the Lotus japonicus ecotype B-129 chromosome 6, LjGifu_v1.2 genome, GACTGGCTGTCACTTTCTCATGTTCCCCACTTGGTGAAATTCTATTTTAACATGATagtttaattaaattaagtttACAATATCAGACTAAACATACTTTACCTGAGAGAACCTCTCTAGCAAAACCGACATGGTCTTTGTCATTTGCCATTGCAACAACAAAAGCAAACCGAGCCTTGGGAAATGCCATCCTTATTGTATTTATCAGTGCTTTGGCTGATTCTTTGGTGTGAGCTACAGCATATATTCACACAACTAATCAGAACTTTGGTTCTAACATATTTGTGGCACCAAGCTAGAAAACTATTTGTTCTTTCCACATTATAAACTATAAGTAAAACTATATACACATAAATTGTCAAACACGACACGACCACGTGAAATATTAAGGATGTGTCCACTCTGGAACAGAAAATTGTCCAAATTTCATGTCTATTTTTTTTCTCAGAAAATTTTCCCGAATAAATGTACCCCAATTCTCTTTAACAAAATTCAAGTCACCAGTTAATCCCATGCGAATTAAGTAAGTCAGAGCAGTCTACCTCCATCAAGAAGTACTGTTATTCCGGCAAGTCCTAATACCTCAGCTTCTTCAGAGGTTAGGAATTGACTCCTTCCAACGAGATATGTATGCTCTAAACCAGACCTAATAGATTCATCAGAAATTCTCCATCCTAATCATCCCATAAACAAGGAGAAAGTGAAGTTAGTCAGtaccaaaacaaaaaacaaaatagaGAGAGATAATCAACATCAAACAAAACAAAGGCTTTGATTTAATTTGTCATGATCGTAATGACAAAGAGAATGGACCCAGGGGGCAGCTATCAAATGACTAAAGTAGAGTAGTTAAAAGAACTTGATACATGTTTGCACCAAATGCAAGAATTGTTATATCACATCATACTTAAGTGTTGTTTAGTAAAAGATTAGGCAGGGAAGAAGGCCTTTAACTTTCATGAAAATCCACAATGTGATCCACACATCTGGATTCTGGAGCCCAAGAAACCTCCGAATTAGAGTAGGAATATATTTAATTCAACTAAGATAAGAAAAAACACATGTTCAGGATTAAGTCAAGCAGAAGGTAGAAAAGTCGTACCTAAGTTGCGAAGACAGAGTGCCACACATGTAGCAGTTGCAGCATTTTGAAGCTGGTGATCTCCAGGCATTTGTAGCTTCACATCAAGTAACTTACTAGACTACATGAAAAGCTATACTAATAAGTTGCACATAAAACTTTTCCATGGCCAACAATGAAAATGTAGATAGAAAACCTGATAAAATAGCACAAGTAGAGAAATCAGGTGTATTTCTTTTAAGACATTGAGACGTGTGATACAACATAAGGCATGAGATAAAATTACAAACAAAGCAACAAGTATAGACACCATGGCTTATAAGATGCATCCCAAGCAAACAGTGTCGACAAGTAGGAACAAGTTGTGCCACCAAGGTATGTGCTTAACAGTGCAGTAACTAGGCAAACACCAAAAGCTACTGAATACAAGTTCTTACCAGTTTCAAGTTTTTCATAATTTGTATCTCTATATCACAAATTTGACAAGGCCTGCCATTGTGTATGCTGAAACTTTTTATATGACACCTATTCCCAGTATCACATGCTGACACTACAGGTGAATCCAAGGTTATTGCTTTATCCTGAATAATGCGCTCAATATGAGGGAGAAATGGTCCACCCAACACCAACTGAAATGCATATCATAGTCAGCAAAAATGAAATGATAAATGGACACTGTAAGAgtaatattaaaaaacaaagtTATGTATCCCAATCCGtcagggggggggggggcaagaACAAAGTCCTTATTTTTGTTTGATAAATGCAACTTCAAACAATAGAAGAAGCGACATCTTCAACCaacaaaaaagttattttaTAGCTGTCACAGCACTACAACAGGCAAAATTTCACACTTATTTGGCCGGTCTGTTATAACATAAGCTAGTTTTATATAAGCAAAAGTTATGATAGTTCTTGAGAATAAAGGTAATTGTTAGGACCCCGATTAATAGGATTTTACCACTCTTACCAGAACAACAAAGTGGAAGATATTTATGAGAAATTCTGCAGGCTTAGTTCTTGAATGATACTTCATTTTCTAGTGCTGCAGATTTCACTCTATTTCAAATTTTCTATGGCAGGCCAGGAACCAAACCTCCTTAGTTCATTGCCTATCCAGGGTGACATTGGTTGAGGGAGTGGAACAAGGATTCATGGAATAAGAGATTGTTAGGATCCGAAAATCCTAACAGCCAAACAGCCGAAGAAAGGTAGGGATAAAAGagtaatttttatataaaactgattttattatgaagaaaaagtaaccaaagaagaagaacctTCTTTACAAGGGAAAATCTCTTACAAAGGTAAAAACCTATCACAAATCAACACTTACATGACTGTACCTAAGGAGAGTGCTCCTATTTATAATAAGCTAACTCTCCTAAGCAAATAACACTGGCCCAACAAAGGCCCAACTTAAAAAAAACAGACTAAAAGATAGACTTAACTAACTAACAGATAAAGATAgacttaatcaaataaactagACCCCTAATATTTAGAACCCTGACAGAGATGAAATCCTTAATCAACTTCAGAATAATCTTCGAAGAGTCCAAAACCGAATGCAAAACTTAGATCATACTAAAACGTGTCTTTCTACACACAATAAATTCAAATGAGATCTATAAAGAGAAACACCTAACCGGGCAGCCTTGTTTTATGATTCCTGCTTTTGCCATTGCAATAGTTTCCAAAGAACCCCCAAGAGCTGCCAAATGTTCCTCACCTACAGTGGTTATGACAGCTGCGGCAAGTCCAGAGCTTGATATAATATTTGTTGCATCCCGTGCTCCTCCTAACCCAGCCTGtagaatttaataaaaatatatgctATCAGTATGGCCATCTTGAAATTATTGGATTTAATTGCAAATAAGAAAAGACCCAGTTTACCACAAGCCTTGGCAACAAAATATGGAAGGTGCATAAAAAACGGAATAAACAATAGGATGACTTGTAAGTCAGTTAACAGTAACACAATTAATAACAGCAGTACAAGTGAGGAATTAGAGTTTAAATAGCTGGAGTTGTACAGGATAGGGAGAGGTTGGATAATTGCTAGGTAACTGAGTTATACAGGTGTAAAGGGTCATACTTCGTAAGGGAATTCTATCTGTGTATCTCTACATAACAGAAGTAACAGTCTTTCTACTTCATCTTTCTTCATGACTTCTTACCCTCTATTtcttcccatttttgccttcaCGGCCAGTTCAGGTTCCTATCAGGCCAATACTAATAACAACCACTACGGATGAAGTGAAATCGATAACTAACCTCAATAACCGCAATGTCAACGTTCTCCTCAGCAAATAGGATGAATGCCATAGCAGTGAAAACCTGAAACAGCTCCATAAGTGATTTAACTTGCCAAACACATTAGTTGGTGAGATACAATGATACATAACTTCTTACATATTAAATAGCCATACAGGACAACAGACTACAGAGTAAACAAATAAGCATATATGAGACATCCACCTCGATTTATGTAGAATGCTATGAAGATGTAAGAAAAAGTATCAAAAAAGTGAAACATTAACTTCAGCAAACATGACAATTTCTCGATGATATTAAAAAATTGACAAGACTCTATACTTTAATACCTCAAAATGGCTTATGCAACCATTTTCCTTTTTAATTGCTTGGTCAAGATCCTGCTTTATCCTATGAAATAGTCCATTCAATAATTTTGCGGAGACAGGATCGCCAGATCTTCCTAGCAAAATGCGTTCCCTGATAGTCTGGATATGCGGActgattaagaaaaataaagtcTGTCAGCAGCAATAATGGTATAAATCGTAAAGAAGCTACGGCTGAAAATGAAAATGCAATGTGCTCCAGTAAGTAACCGACAAGGCGACAACCTATGTTACTGACAAAGAAACTTCACCTAGTATAACAACCAACAGAATAACCTTCAGTCCTCAAAATATTTGATATAAAAGCAGCTGTTGACCCTTTCCCCTTGGTCCCAGCAATATGAACTGCCTACAAATGGAGTGATCCAGCaatcaaaataattattattacttACTTCAACTGCATAAAATTGAGAGTAACCACTAAAAATGCATGGGACCCTTGTGAAAAACCTGTTAGTTTGTGTTATTTGAAGTTCAATATATTCATTCACACTCACTTTCCCTTCTAAAAATGCATGTATAGGAAACATTagtgtttggatttcagttgAGATCAACTCGAAAGCACTTTCAACTCAATAGAACCTATAAGTTACTTTCACATTCGCACATTAGAATTCGTGTTTTTCAATTAAAACTGTCTTGGAACGCGTGTGAACTGAAAACGAAACACTAATGTTGAGAgcaatgtgtgtgtgtgtgtgtgtgagtgagagagagaagtGAGACCTTGAATTTGGAGTGAGGATTGCCAAAATGGTCCATAAGGCGTGTCATTCTACGAAGATCGAATCCATCATCGGAATCGGTGCCTGCCCCAGTAGGGACACCGGACTTCTCATAATTTTTGAGGGAGTCAATGTAATCCAGTAAGTCTTTCATTTCTGGGTCCTCTTGGCGTGAGCACATAGCTCGTAGAGAACCCATTTGCCTTGGGATTCTTCTGAGTAACGAGGACAGAAGCATCATCTTGCTGTGGCGAAGCATCAGGTTGTTTTCAACAGAGATAGCATACCCCCATCACTCGCCGTATGTCAGTCGTTCGCACTTCGCACTCCTTCAGAGTTGCTCGTGCTCTCGACCCtgttttcttctctcttttttttctttctaatttgtCTGTTGTCATCTATAAAGGGGTACTCTTTGCTAGTTATTCAAAATTGTTGCAGCAACATCGATAGACACGTGACGTGAGAGAAGCAGAGGATGTTTAATTTGTGCATAATTGCCACTATTACCCTTGTTTATTTtgagctatttttttttttccttcggAAAACTAACAAACAAACAGAAAAAACTAAGGAACCGCTAATAAATCCTTCAAAAGGAAGGTCTCTAGCACCCCATTCGGGCCATTAAAAATGGTCAGACTAGACGCCACCATCTGAGAGCCCCGCTTTGCTAAACAATCAGTCGTTGTATTACCAGCACGATGAACCCAAGCCACACAAATCTGCCACTGTCTATCAAGCAAATCTCTAATATCGCGAAGCACCACCTTGTCCGCATGAAAGGGCACCCGATCCCAGCAATAATCTCGACCAAGTCCCTACAATCAGATTCACATATCACATTTTTATAGCCACGACTCCAAGTGATACAGAGACCATGGCGCATCACCAAGGCTTCAGCCAAGAACAGTGTACTCACTCCCTTAGACCCGTAGAAACCCATCAAGAAGTTTCCCTCCCTATCATGAATCAACCCACTAACCCCCATGCTATTCGTCCCATCCCGATAACTGCCATCACAATTAAGCTTCACGAAATTAGCCGACGGTGGAAACCAGCGGTGCCCAAGCATCCTAGCACCATCCACGCAATGTTCAGGATCGAACACCCTTACCAGCTCGTCGTGCACATGGCAAAGATGACGCCATGCCTGCTCAACTGTCCAAGGATTCTCATCAAACGCCAACACCACACACTCCACAACCCCGCCACGAAGTGCACGCCATGGACACCTTTCCTTGCTGCGTCACCCAAGCCACGAGGTAGATTGTCCAAAATTGACTCCAAGACCGAGCTCCTAACCGTCCCCACAATTCACGCGAGTGCGGACACTCATGTAGACAATGCAACACATCCTCACATCCATGAGAGCATCGAGTgctaaatttaaaatttgtgaatgaatatttcttaattttagttTAATTTATGCTTTCTTCTATTGTTTAATTTCAATCAAATTAGTTACAtataaaaaacttaaatatgtgGGGTCCAttgtgagataaaaaaaaaactagcatTGAAGTAAAACTAAAAGAGTTCTTGTGAGTAACTAAATATTATATGACATTTTGAGTTCACAAA contains:
- the LOC130726590 gene encoding dihydrofolate synthetase, which translates into the protein MLRHSKMMLLSSLLRRIPRQMGSLRAMCSRQEDPEMKDLLDYIDSLKNYEKSGVPTGAGTDSDDGFDLRRMTRLMDHFGNPHSKFKAVHIAGTKGKGSTAAFISNILRTEGYSVGCYTSPHIQTIRERILLGRSGDPVSAKLLNGLFHRIKQDLDQAIKKENGCISHFEVFTAMAFILFAEENVDIAVIEAGLGGARDATNIISSSGLAAAVITTVGEEHLAALGGSLETIAMAKAGIIKQGCPLVLGGPFLPHIERIIQDKAITLDSPVVSACDTGNRCHIKSFSIHNGRPCQICDIEIQIMKNLKLSSKLLDVKLQMPGDHQLQNAATATCVALCLRNLGWRISDESIRSGLEHTYLVGRSQFLTSEEAEVLGLAGITVLLDGAHTKESAKALINTIRMAFPKARFAFVVAMANDKDHVGFAREVLSGVHAETVLLTEANIAGDVTRTTPASSLRDSWIKASEELGIGICHEGLEEYSELLKEKEQSVSSESNLGDDGKTMLVTESSLKGCLRTANKILTRRGDEKGVVVITGSLHIVSSVLASITG